One segment of Streptomyces sp. NA02950 DNA contains the following:
- a CDS encoding LodA/GoxA family CTQ-dependent oxidase yields MARDIVRIAIHPAIGIARVGNSTTEFFHGPELPDERPARPGFYRDAQGAIKRHTGLRAGQAVDARLRGNREALRDYTAQLRRIRAVYVRHHDDAYLAERRWPAHPFWRRRHARNDRYAGEEGRLDGTREKAREKSGQG; encoded by the coding sequence ATGGCAAGGGACATCGTCCGCATCGCCATCCATCCCGCGATCGGAATCGCCCGGGTCGGCAACAGCACCACGGAGTTCTTCCACGGCCCCGAGCTGCCCGACGAGAGACCCGCGCGCCCCGGCTTCTACCGGGACGCCCAGGGCGCGATCAAACGACACACCGGACTGCGCGCGGGCCAGGCCGTCGACGCCCGGCTGCGCGGTAACCGCGAGGCACTGCGGGACTACACCGCCCAACTCCGCCGGATCCGTGCCGTCTACGTCCGCCATCACGACGACGCCTATCTCGCGGAGCGCCGATGGCCCGCCCATCCGTTCTGGCGGCGACGGCACGCCCGGAACGACCGGTACGCGGGGGAGGAAGGGCGGTTGGACGGGACGAGGGAAAAAGCCAGGGAGAAGTCCGGGCAGGGCTGA
- a CDS encoding SAV_915 family protein, with protein sequence MTELLYGDDPEPSERIPAGPLYVPVRPGPDSCAVRVFRTPLGGRTAVGFSSRRRLTEVLGARQPWVRLAEPALRALTEPLGVTVLTVDPKVAGSRGLPPARPLERRIRRPRDPEGITLAAPLSGRGTGALGTGIG encoded by the coding sequence ATGACCGAGCTGTTGTACGGGGACGACCCGGAACCCTCGGAACGGATCCCGGCCGGACCGCTCTACGTCCCCGTCCGGCCGGGACCCGACAGCTGTGCGGTGCGGGTGTTCCGCACCCCCCTCGGCGGCCGCACCGCCGTCGGCTTCTCCAGCCGGCGCCGCCTGACGGAGGTCCTCGGTGCCCGTCAGCCGTGGGTCAGGCTCGCCGAACCGGCGCTGCGCGCCCTCACCGAACCGCTGGGCGTCACCGTCCTCACCGTGGACCCGAAGGTGGCGGGGAGCCGCGGTCTGCCACCGGCCCGGCCACTGGAACGGCGCATCCGGCGCCCCCGGGACCCCGAGGGCATCACCCTCGCCGCACCGCTCTCCGGACGCGGCACCGGGGCCCTCGGCACCGGCATCGGCTGA
- the lysA gene encoding diaminopimelate decarboxylase, translating to MVTPLLPDAEHPAPGPDDELTVWPASATRLVHGDLAVGGVPLTEIADRFGTPAYLLDETEVRARCRAYQRAFPGATVLYAAKAFLCRAMASWVEDEGLGLDVCSAGELELAFTSGFPPGRIVLHGNAKSPQDLAAALRFGVGRIVIDSPSEIARLAVAVPVGSRQKVMVRIAPGIAAGGHAKVRTGTEDQKFGLSLTDGSAHHAIARVLDQPRLELVGLHCHLGSQITSTKPYLSAVRRMVGLMARVGELYGVVLPELDLGGGHGIAYRPGEPALDIAALAGRVRAELTEGCAAAGLPVPRLIIEPGRAVVGPAGVALYRVLAVKRTGENRFIAVDGGMSDNPRPALYGVRYAPRLVGRRSTAPLVPVTVAGRHCEAGDILAGGAELPADVHPGDLLAVPVAGAYHLSMASGYNLVGRPPVVAVADGHARLLVRRESLADFRSRDVGL from the coding sequence ATGGTCACACCACTGCTCCCGGACGCCGAGCACCCGGCACCCGGCCCCGACGACGAGCTGACCGTATGGCCCGCCTCGGCCACCCGGCTCGTCCACGGCGACCTGGCGGTGGGCGGAGTGCCGCTCACCGAGATCGCCGACCGCTTCGGCACCCCGGCCTATCTTCTCGACGAGACCGAGGTACGGGCCCGCTGCCGCGCCTACCAGCGTGCCTTCCCGGGCGCCACCGTCCTCTACGCGGCCAAGGCCTTCCTGTGCCGCGCCATGGCGAGCTGGGTGGAGGACGAGGGCCTGGGACTGGACGTCTGCTCGGCGGGGGAGCTGGAGCTCGCGTTCACCAGCGGCTTCCCGCCGGGCCGCATCGTGCTGCACGGCAACGCCAAGAGCCCGCAGGACCTGGCGGCCGCGCTGCGCTTCGGCGTCGGCCGCATCGTGATCGACAGCCCCTCGGAGATCGCCCGGCTGGCCGTCGCCGTGCCCGTGGGCAGCCGCCAGAAGGTGATGGTGCGGATCGCGCCCGGGATCGCCGCGGGCGGCCACGCCAAGGTCCGTACCGGTACCGAGGACCAGAAGTTCGGCCTGTCCCTCACCGACGGCTCCGCACACCACGCCATCGCCCGGGTCCTGGACCAGCCACGGCTCGAACTGGTCGGCCTGCACTGCCATCTGGGCTCCCAGATCACCTCCACCAAGCCCTATCTCTCGGCGGTGCGCCGCATGGTCGGTCTGATGGCCCGGGTCGGGGAGCTGTACGGGGTCGTCCTGCCGGAGCTGGACCTCGGCGGCGGCCACGGCATCGCCTACCGGCCCGGTGAACCCGCGCTCGACATCGCCGCCCTGGCCGGTCGGGTGCGGGCCGAACTGACCGAGGGCTGTGCGGCGGCCGGGCTGCCGGTACCGCGGCTGATCATCGAACCGGGGCGTGCGGTGGTGGGCCCGGCCGGGGTGGCGCTCTACCGGGTACTGGCCGTCAAGCGCACCGGGGAGAACCGCTTCATCGCCGTGGACGGAGGGATGAGCGACAACCCGCGGCCCGCGCTGTACGGGGTGCGCTACGCGCCCCGGCTGGTCGGCCGCCGCTCCACCGCCCCGCTGGTCCCCGTGACGGTGGCCGGACGCCACTGCGAGGCCGGTGACATCCTGGCGGGCGGGGCCGAACTGCCCGCCGACGTCCACCCCGGCGATCTGCTCGCGGTGCCGGTGGCGGGCGCGTACCACCTGTCCATGGCCTCCGGCTACAACCTGGTCGGACGGCCGCCCGTGGTCGCCGTGGCCGACGGCCACGCCCGGCTGCTGGTGCGGCGCGAGTCGCTGGCCGACTTCCGCAGCCGCGACGTCGGGCTGTAG
- a CDS encoding alpha/beta fold hydrolase, whose amino-acid sequence MTNEHFVFIPGGGGRQRLWRHQTAALAALATSEVMVLDRQATRAGMAGYDLARTPEAFSAAGHSLGGRVAQEVAAGAPDRVSRLFLCDTWARSAPGTIACLDPYAAHLIRDADGVRDAPTSTSRWTAFATRARGSAPGSGRGSARRRPPRTSAVRGRRPTTARPSGCCRRSPRCCGCGWSGPDEPRRQRWRRPWRWVPGG is encoded by the coding sequence GTGACGAACGAGCACTTCGTCTTCATCCCGGGAGGCGGTGGCCGGCAGCGGCTGTGGCGCCACCAGACGGCCGCCCTCGCCGCCCTCGCGACCAGCGAGGTCATGGTCCTGGACCGGCAGGCCACCCGTGCCGGGATGGCCGGGTACGACCTCGCGCGCACCCCTGAGGCGTTCTCCGCCGCCGGTCATTCGCTGGGCGGACGGGTCGCCCAGGAGGTGGCCGCCGGGGCCCCGGACCGGGTCTCCCGGCTCTTCCTGTGCGACACCTGGGCGCGGTCGGCCCCCGGCACCATCGCCTGCCTCGACCCCTATGCGGCCCACCTCATCCGCGACGCCGACGGGGTGCGGGACGCGCCCACTTCGACCAGCCGCTGGACCGCGTTCGCTACGCGGGCAAGGGGTTCTGCGCCCGGCTCAGGGCGTGGCAGCGCGAGACGGCGCCCGCCCCGTACATCCGCCGTCCGCGGGCGTCGGCCCACGACTGCGCGACCGAGCGGCTGCTGCCGGAGATCACCGCGGTGCTGCGGCTGTGGCTGGTCCGGACCGGACGAACCGCGACGGCAAAGGTGGCGGAGGCCCTGGCGCTGGGTACCCGGCGGCTAG
- a CDS encoding rhodanese-like domain-containing protein has protein sequence MFVVDTLAIEGLGNRSYLAGGPHEVVVVDPPRDIDRVIAAAARRGVRIAYVAETHVHNDYVSGGLELARVTGAGYLVPARASVSFDRTPVADGDTLALDDGLVLRALATPGHTPHHTSYVVEDNGRAAAAFTGGSLLIGTVGRPDLVEPRLTEPLARAQYASAHRLADELDDEVPVLPTHGFGSFCSSSQATGETTTIGRERARNHALTEDVETFVAETLAGLDDIPAYYAHMGPANAAGPAPVDLTPPHRADPDEIAARLAAGEWVVDLRSRVAFAEGHLPGSFNFEGDGNPATYLAWLIPWGKPVTLLAHSPEEIAAAQRELVRVGIDHPAAAATGGPAAWVRAGEETRSFPRTTFAALATARRRGEEMVVLDVRRDSERSGGFIQGSVHLPVHRLHDRMDQVPPGTVWVHCASGMRAAIAASLLDAAGRAVVAVDDAFEAAAAAGLTVTRTP, from the coding sequence GTGTTCGTCGTGGACACCCTGGCGATCGAGGGCCTGGGAAACCGCAGTTATCTGGCGGGCGGGCCGCACGAAGTGGTGGTGGTGGACCCGCCGCGGGACATCGACCGGGTGATCGCCGCGGCGGCCCGGCGCGGGGTGCGGATCGCGTACGTGGCGGAGACCCATGTGCACAACGACTACGTCAGCGGCGGTCTCGAACTGGCCCGGGTCACCGGCGCCGGTTATCTGGTGCCCGCCCGCGCGTCGGTCTCCTTCGACCGCACCCCGGTCGCCGACGGCGACACCCTCGCCCTCGACGACGGGCTGGTGCTACGGGCGCTGGCCACCCCCGGCCACACCCCGCACCACACCTCCTACGTCGTCGAGGACAACGGCCGCGCCGCCGCGGCGTTCACCGGCGGATCGCTGCTGATCGGCACCGTCGGACGGCCGGACCTCGTCGAACCCCGGCTCACCGAGCCGCTGGCCCGCGCCCAGTACGCCTCGGCCCACCGGCTGGCGGACGAACTGGACGACGAGGTGCCGGTGCTGCCCACCCACGGCTTCGGCAGCTTCTGCTCCTCCTCCCAGGCCACCGGCGAGACCACCACCATCGGCCGGGAACGGGCGCGCAACCACGCCCTGACCGAGGACGTGGAGACCTTCGTCGCCGAAACCCTCGCCGGTCTGGACGACATCCCGGCGTACTACGCGCACATGGGCCCGGCCAACGCCGCCGGACCCGCCCCGGTCGACCTCACCCCGCCGCACCGGGCGGATCCCGACGAGATCGCGGCGCGGCTCGCGGCGGGGGAGTGGGTGGTGGATCTGCGCAGCCGTGTCGCCTTCGCCGAGGGGCACCTCCCCGGATCGTTCAACTTCGAGGGCGACGGTAACCCCGCCACCTATCTGGCCTGGCTGATCCCCTGGGGCAAACCCGTCACCCTGCTCGCGCACAGCCCCGAGGAGATCGCCGCCGCCCAGCGCGAACTGGTCCGGGTGGGCATCGACCATCCGGCCGCCGCCGCCACCGGCGGCCCCGCCGCCTGGGTCCGGGCGGGCGAGGAGACCCGGTCCTTCCCCCGGACCACCTTCGCCGCCCTGGCCACGGCCCGTCGGCGCGGCGAGGAGATGGTGGTCCTCGACGTCCGCCGCGACTCCGAACGCTCCGGCGGCTTCATCCAAGGCTCGGTCCACCTCCCCGTCCACCGGCTGCACGACCGCATGGACCAGGTGCCGCCCGGCACGGTGTGGGTGCACTGCGCCAGCGGGATGCGCGCGGCGATCGCCGCCTCCCTGCTGGACGCCGCCGGACGCGCCGTCGTCGCCGTCGACGACGCCTTCGAGGCCGCCGCCGCGGCCGGACTGACGGTCACCCGGACCCCCTGA
- a CDS encoding YnfA family protein, giving the protein MLIARSVALFVVAALCEIGGAWLVWQGVREHRGWVWIGAGVIALGLYGFVATLQPDAEFGRILAAYGGVFVAGSLAWGMVADGYRPDRFDVLGALVCLAGVAVIMYAPRGH; this is encoded by the coding sequence GTGCTCATCGCCCGCTCCGTCGCTCTGTTCGTGGTCGCCGCCCTCTGCGAGATCGGCGGTGCCTGGCTGGTGTGGCAGGGGGTGCGGGAACACCGGGGCTGGGTCTGGATCGGTGCCGGGGTGATCGCCCTCGGGCTGTACGGCTTTGTGGCCACCCTCCAACCGGACGCCGAGTTCGGGCGCATCCTCGCCGCCTACGGCGGGGTCTTCGTCGCCGGTTCGCTGGCCTGGGGCATGGTCGCCGACGGCTACCGCCCCGACCGGTTCGACGTGCTCGGCGCGCTGGTCTGCCTCGCCGGAGTGGCCGTGATCATGTACGCCCCGCGCGGCCACTGA
- the glpK gene encoding glycerol kinase GlpK, whose protein sequence is MVERYVISIDQGTTSTRCILFDHQGRLVSVAQREHQSYFTQPGWVEHDAAEIWANLQRIVPRALGNAGIGPDQVAAIGIANQRETTVVWDRATGIPIGHAITWQDTRTDALVEQLRRTTGDGFFLDRCGLSPTTYFSAPRIRWLFDHVDGLHERAERGEVLFGTVESWLIWNLTGGPNGGLHITDATNASRTMLMNIRTLAWDDELLSYFGVPRPMLPEIRPSAECYGVARALLPDVRICAALGDQQAALFGQTCFATGEAKCTYGTGSFLLMNTGTNLVRSRHGLLTTVGYKIGDEPTVYALEGPIAVTGSLVQWFRDRLGLIHSAPEIETLARTVEDNGGCYIVPAFSGLFAPHWRSDARGVIIGLTSYITKGHLARAVLEATGWQTREVIDAMNADSPEPLKALKVDGGMTANNLLMQFVADVLDVPVVRPMVSETVSLGAAYAAGLAVGYWPDLEGLRRNWHRAGQWMPTMDPGRREAEYENWRRAVERSFGWIQS, encoded by the coding sequence ATGGTTGAACGCTATGTGATCTCCATTGACCAGGGCACCACCTCCACCCGGTGCATCCTTTTCGACCACCAAGGACGCCTGGTGTCCGTCGCACAGAGGGAACACCAGTCGTACTTCACCCAGCCCGGCTGGGTGGAACACGACGCCGCCGAGATCTGGGCCAATCTGCAACGCATCGTGCCCCGGGCGCTCGGCAACGCGGGTATCGGCCCGGACCAGGTGGCGGCGATCGGCATCGCGAACCAGCGTGAGACCACGGTCGTCTGGGACCGCGCGACCGGCATCCCCATCGGCCACGCCATCACCTGGCAGGACACCCGCACCGACGCTCTGGTGGAGCAGCTGCGGCGCACCACCGGTGACGGCTTCTTCCTCGACCGCTGCGGTCTGTCGCCCACGACCTATTTCTCCGCGCCGCGGATCCGCTGGCTGTTCGACCATGTCGACGGCCTGCACGAGCGCGCGGAACGCGGCGAGGTGCTGTTCGGCACCGTGGAGAGCTGGCTGATCTGGAATCTCACCGGCGGACCCAACGGCGGACTGCACATCACCGACGCCACCAATGCCAGCCGCACGATGCTGATGAACATCCGCACCCTGGCCTGGGACGACGAACTGCTGAGCTACTTCGGGGTGCCCCGTCCGATGCTGCCGGAGATCCGTCCGTCCGCCGAGTGCTACGGAGTGGCCCGTGCGCTGCTGCCCGACGTGCGTATCTGTGCCGCGCTCGGCGACCAGCAGGCGGCGCTCTTCGGACAGACCTGCTTCGCCACCGGAGAGGCGAAGTGCACCTACGGAACCGGCAGCTTCCTGCTGATGAACACCGGCACCAACCTGGTGCGCTCCCGGCACGGGCTGCTCACCACGGTGGGGTACAAGATCGGGGACGAACCGACGGTCTACGCCCTGGAGGGGCCGATCGCGGTCACCGGTTCGCTGGTGCAGTGGTTCCGGGACCGGCTGGGTCTGATCCACAGCGCCCCCGAGATCGAGACCCTCGCCCGTACCGTCGAGGACAACGGCGGCTGTTACATCGTTCCCGCGTTCTCCGGGCTCTTCGCCCCGCACTGGCGCAGCGACGCCCGCGGGGTCATCATCGGCCTCACCTCGTACATCACCAAGGGACATCTCGCCCGCGCGGTGCTGGAGGCCACGGGCTGGCAGACGCGCGAAGTCATCGACGCCATGAACGCGGACTCGCCCGAGCCGCTGAAGGCCCTGAAGGTCGACGGCGGTATGACGGCCAACAACCTGCTGATGCAGTTCGTGGCCGATGTGCTCGATGTCCCCGTGGTACGGCCCATGGTCTCCGAGACCGTCTCGCTGGGCGCGGCCTACGCCGCGGGCCTGGCCGTGGGCTACTGGCCGGACCTCGAGGGGCTCCGCCGCAACTGGCACCGGGCCGGTCAGTGGATGCCCACGATGGACCCCGGGCGCCGGGAGGCGGAGTACGAGAACTGGCGGCGGGCGGTGGAGCGGTCGTTCGGGTGGATCCAGTCGTAG
- a CDS encoding HAMP domain-containing sensor histidine kinase, translating into MSPLRPRMGGLRTRLVIAFVLVALISTVTATALAYRESRTAVLKRAQDAFQTDFRDRVDSVAPDLDLPPDVRTLTTFADSVSSRLSGAPLVVTRYHDLTAASDGLADRTRITPELRASVRSSGRTRFQRVAYRGRPYLVVGTPVTYDGGRVSGLEVFAVTSLEAEEEHTAALLDSVRGGLLPVLGLAAVLALLAAGTVLRPVRELGRATRRLAEGDLDSRVAIRGRDELARLAADFNTTADALQRSVNDLRDQEARARRFVADVSHELRTPLTAMTMVTTVLDEDAPHLPSDAARAARTVSDETARLARLVEDLMEMSRFDSGAARLDAAETDLAETVRGTLELRGWTGQVVARLPEGIRAVVDRRRVDVAVANLVGNALRHGAPPVTVTLAADEDRVTVEVADRGPGLPPDTLAQVFDRFYKADSARTRSEGSGLGTAIALENARLHGGSIEAANRPAEEGGGAVFTLRLPRHRQRSEERRTTPDGGVR; encoded by the coding sequence ATGAGCCCGCTCCGGCCGCGTATGGGCGGGCTGCGCACCCGGCTGGTCATCGCCTTTGTCCTGGTCGCGCTGATCAGCACGGTCACCGCCACCGCGCTCGCCTACCGCGAATCCCGCACCGCCGTGCTCAAGCGCGCCCAGGACGCCTTCCAGACCGACTTCCGCGACCGCGTGGACAGCGTCGCCCCCGACCTCGACCTGCCACCCGACGTCCGCACCCTGACCACCTTCGCCGACTCCGTCTCCTCCCGCCTCTCCGGTGCCCCGCTCGTCGTCACCCGGTACCACGACCTCACCGCCGCCTCCGACGGCCTGGCCGACCGCACCCGGATCACCCCCGAACTGCGCGCCTCGGTCCGCTCCTCCGGCCGCACCCGCTTCCAGCGCGTGGCGTACCGGGGCCGGCCCTATCTGGTGGTCGGCACGCCCGTCACCTACGACGGCGGCCGGGTCTCCGGCCTCGAGGTCTTCGCCGTCACCTCCCTGGAGGCGGAGGAGGAGCACACCGCGGCCCTGTTGGACTCGGTGCGCGGCGGACTGCTCCCGGTGCTGGGCCTCGCCGCGGTGCTCGCCCTGCTCGCCGCCGGGACCGTCCTGCGGCCGGTGCGCGAGCTGGGGCGGGCCACCCGGCGGCTGGCCGAGGGCGATCTCGACTCCCGGGTCGCCATCCGGGGCAGGGATGAACTCGCCCGGCTGGCCGCCGACTTCAACACCACGGCCGACGCGTTGCAGCGGTCGGTGAACGACCTGCGCGACCAGGAGGCCAGGGCACGGCGGTTCGTCGCCGATGTCTCGCACGAGCTGCGCACCCCGTTGACCGCCATGACGATGGTGACGACCGTGCTCGACGAGGACGCGCCGCATCTGCCTTCGGACGCGGCCCGTGCCGCCCGTACCGTCAGCGACGAGACCGCGCGGCTGGCTCGGTTGGTGGAGGACCTGATGGAGATGTCCCGCTTCGACTCGGGCGCCGCCCGGCTCGACGCGGCCGAGACCGACCTCGCGGAGACCGTCCGCGGCACGCTGGAGCTGCGCGGCTGGACCGGCCAGGTGGTGGCGCGACTCCCGGAGGGGATACGGGCGGTGGTGGACCGGCGGCGGGTGGACGTGGCCGTGGCCAATCTCGTCGGCAACGCGCTCCGGCACGGTGCGCCGCCGGTGACGGTGACGCTGGCCGCCGACGAGGACCGGGTGACGGTGGAGGTCGCCGACCGGGGGCCGGGGCTGCCGCCCGACACCCTCGCCCAGGTCTTCGACCGCTTCTACAAGGCGGACAGCGCCCGGACCCGCTCGGAGGGCAGCGGGCTGGGCACCGCCATCGCACTGGAGAACGCACGGCTGCACGGCGGCTCGATCGAGGCGGCCAACCGGCCCGCCGAGGAGGGCGGCGGAGCCGTGTTCACCCTGCGGCTGCCCCGGCACCGGCAGCGATCCGAGGAGCGGCGGACGACGCCGGACGGAGGTGTGCGATGA
- the gdhA gene encoding NADP-specific glutamate dehydrogenase, with translation MDVSARIEAVYAQVVDRNAGEAEFHQAAREVVQSLGPVLTAHPEYLDSRILERLCEPERQIIFRVPWVDDRGDVQVNRGFRVEFNSALGPYKGGLRFHPSVNLGIVKFLGFEQIFKNALTGLSIGGGKGGADFDPKGRSSAEVMRFCQSFMTELHRHLGEHTDVPAGDIGVGGREIGYLFGQYKRLTNRFEAGVLTGKHTGWGGSYARTEATGYGTVHFAEEMLRTRGRDFDDRRVVVSGSGNVAVYAIEKVHALGGRVVACSDSSGYVVDEDGIDLELLKEIKEVRRARLSAYAEVRPRAAHSERGSVFDVPCDVALPCATQNELAEHHAVALVKNGVLAVAEGANMPCTPAAVDTLREADVLFGPGKAANAGGVATSALEMQQNASRDRWTFDQTASRLGSVMTEVHELCRNTAARFGSPDDYVLGANVAGFLRVAEAMEAHGVI, from the coding sequence ATGGACGTCAGCGCTCGTATCGAGGCCGTCTACGCGCAGGTCGTGGACCGTAACGCCGGTGAGGCGGAATTCCACCAGGCGGCGCGCGAGGTGGTGCAGAGCCTCGGACCGGTGCTCACCGCACACCCGGAATACCTGGACTCCCGGATCCTCGAGCGGCTGTGCGAACCGGAGCGTCAGATCATCTTCCGGGTGCCCTGGGTCGACGACCGGGGAGACGTCCAGGTCAACCGCGGCTTCCGGGTGGAGTTCAACAGCGCGCTGGGCCCGTACAAGGGCGGCTTGCGCTTCCACCCCAGCGTCAATCTGGGCATCGTGAAGTTCCTCGGCTTCGAGCAGATCTTCAAGAACGCGCTGACCGGGCTGTCGATCGGCGGTGGCAAGGGCGGAGCGGACTTCGACCCCAAGGGGCGTTCCTCGGCGGAGGTGATGCGGTTCTGCCAGTCGTTCATGACCGAGCTCCACCGCCACCTCGGTGAGCACACCGATGTACCGGCGGGGGACATCGGGGTGGGCGGCCGGGAGATCGGCTATCTCTTCGGCCAGTACAAGCGGCTGACCAACCGCTTCGAGGCGGGTGTGCTGACCGGTAAGCACACCGGCTGGGGCGGTTCGTACGCCCGCACCGAGGCCACCGGCTACGGCACCGTCCACTTCGCCGAGGAGATGCTGCGCACCCGGGGCCGGGACTTCGACGACCGACGGGTGGTCGTCTCCGGGTCGGGCAATGTGGCCGTCTACGCCATCGAGAAGGTGCACGCCCTCGGCGGCCGGGTGGTGGCCTGCTCCGACTCCTCCGGCTATGTGGTCGACGAGGACGGTATCGATCTGGAACTCCTCAAGGAGATCAAGGAGGTCCGCCGCGCGCGGCTGTCCGCCTACGCGGAGGTCAGGCCCCGTGCCGCGCACTCCGAGCGGGGTTCGGTCTTCGACGTGCCCTGTGATGTGGCGCTGCCCTGCGCCACCCAGAACGAGCTGGCCGAGCACCATGCCGTGGCGCTGGTGAAGAACGGTGTGCTGGCGGTGGCCGAGGGCGCGAACATGCCCTGCACCCCGGCGGCGGTGGACACCCTGCGCGAGGCCGATGTGCTCTTCGGTCCCGGCAAGGCGGCCAACGCCGGCGGGGTGGCCACCTCGGCGCTGGAGATGCAGCAGAACGCCTCCCGCGACCGCTGGACCTTCGACCAGACCGCGTCCCGGCTCGGCTCCGTCATGACCGAGGTGCACGAGCTGTGCCGGAACACCGCTGCGCGGTTCGGCTCCCCCGACGACTACGTCCTGGGCGCGAACGTGGCGGGCTTCCTGCGGGTGGCGGAGGCCATGGAGGCGCACGGGGTCATCTAG
- a CDS encoding S8 family serine peptidase has protein sequence MTNGPMGRRPFGGEPPERADSPMTQQKAEYTGRYVVLLDEQEPQSGIDALQSSVGIASVERVGGAEAEGATELLQRPDTSVLFDDLATAVVEVRPDQRHTLVTTAEAEPTIIAAEPERMVYASVITEPQRTLTGFFPTYRSDEDEVNRHTRAELAASLGPAWDEQNTTWGLQAIRANWSTLTGSAVKVAVLDTGVDTDHQDLTGCLEATASFVPGETVEDGNGHGTHCIGTVAGPVKPEHAPRYGVAGEARMLAGKVLSDRGVGTDGQILAGMAWAVSQGARVISMSLGAPVEPGELFPQTYENVALRALERGTVIVAAAGNESRRPRFVAPVGRPANCPSILAVAALGKDLATAWFSCGAINGAGGEVNIAAPGVDIFSAAPDGTYQTLSGTSMATPHTAGAIALMVQAHPEATAADLRSRLLSGAYPLPQPAADIGSGLLQAP, from the coding sequence ATGACCAACGGACCCATGGGCAGGCGTCCCTTCGGCGGCGAACCGCCGGAGCGGGCCGATTCCCCCATGACGCAGCAGAAAGCCGAGTACACGGGCCGGTACGTGGTCCTGCTCGACGAGCAGGAACCCCAGAGCGGCATCGACGCCCTCCAGTCCTCGGTCGGCATCGCGTCCGTCGAACGGGTCGGGGGAGCCGAGGCCGAAGGCGCCACCGAACTCCTCCAACGCCCCGACACCTCGGTGCTCTTCGACGACCTCGCCACCGCCGTCGTCGAAGTACGCCCCGACCAGCGCCACACGCTGGTGACGACCGCCGAGGCGGAACCCACGATCATCGCCGCGGAGCCGGAACGGATGGTCTACGCCTCCGTGATCACCGAACCCCAGCGGACGCTGACCGGCTTCTTCCCGACCTATCGCAGCGACGAGGACGAGGTAAACCGTCACACCCGCGCCGAACTCGCCGCCTCGCTCGGCCCGGCCTGGGACGAGCAGAACACCACCTGGGGACTCCAGGCGATCCGGGCCAACTGGTCCACCCTGACCGGGAGCGCGGTGAAGGTCGCCGTCCTCGACACCGGTGTGGACACCGACCACCAGGATCTGACCGGCTGCCTCGAGGCCACCGCCTCGTTCGTCCCCGGTGAGACCGTGGAGGACGGCAACGGCCACGGCACCCACTGCATCGGCACGGTGGCCGGACCGGTCAAACCCGAGCACGCGCCCCGCTACGGTGTGGCGGGCGAGGCCCGGATGCTGGCCGGGAAGGTGCTCAGCGACCGCGGTGTGGGCACCGACGGCCAGATCCTCGCGGGCATGGCCTGGGCGGTCTCCCAGGGCGCACGGGTGATCTCCATGTCGCTGGGCGCTCCGGTGGAGCCGGGTGAACTCTTCCCGCAGACCTACGAGAACGTGGCGCTGCGCGCGCTCGAACGCGGAACCGTGATCGTCGCGGCGGCGGGCAACGAGAGCCGCCGGCCCCGGTTCGTCGCACCCGTGGGCCGCCCGGCCAACTGCCCGTCCATCCTCGCGGTGGCCGCGCTCGGCAAGGACCTGGCGACCGCGTGGTTCTCCTGCGGAGCCATCAACGGGGCGGGCGGCGAGGTCAATATCGCCGCTCCCGGTGTCGATATCTTCTCGGCCGCGCCGGACGGCACGTACCAGACGCTGAGCGGCACCAGCATGGCCACTCCGCACACGGCCGGTGCGATCGCGCTGATGGTCCAGGCACACCCCGAGGCCACCGCGGCCGACCTCCGCTCCCGGCTGCTCTCCGGGGCGTACCCGCTGCCGCAGCCCGCCGCGGACATCGGCTCGGGGCTGCTCCAGGCCCCGTGA